A single region of the Candidatus Micrarchaeia archaeon genome encodes:
- a CDS encoding deoxyuridine 5'-triphosphate nucleotidohydrolase: MIIVPNLNLPEIQVQQAGVDLTLDKIFEFTSKGQIDYDNSNRKIADTKELEFEDEIFLKPGAYKVQLSEFIKIPEDCLGICLPRSTLLRCGATIHTAFWDPGYEGKSEILLVVYNPEGLILKKKARIAQMTFAKVEDAKGPYKGAYYKENL; the protein is encoded by the coding sequence ATGATTATTGTTCCTAATTTAAATTTACCTGAGATTCAAGTTCAACAAGCAGGTGTTGATTTAACTTTAGATAAAATTTTTGAGTTTACTTCAAAAGGACAAATAGATTATGATAATTCAAATAGAAAGATAGCAGATACTAAAGAATTAGAATTTGAAGATGAAATTTTCTTAAAACCAGGAGCATATAAAGTTCAATTATCTGAATTTATAAAGATTCCTGAAGATTGTTTAGGTATATGTTTACCTAGGTCTACTTTACTTAGATGTGGCGCTACAATACATACTGCATTCTGGGATCCTGGTTATGAAGGTAAAAGTGAGATATTATTAGTTGTTTATAATCCAGAAGGATTAATTCTTAAAAAGAAAGCAAGAATAGCGCAAATGACTTTTGCTAAAGTAGAAGATGCTAAAGGGCCTTATAAAGGCGCGTATTATAAAGAAAACCTTTAG
- a CDS encoding MarC family protein, whose protein sequence is MIYIHLLQLIILFFVIIDPFASFVIFLTATEKMNNSERNRAAVLAVLIALLISFIVLIFGQNILNLLDTSIENFKVAGGIILSLLGIKMALGYSLTDSHLNKKESVNAIACLIATPLLTGPATITAIIISSEEYGMISTGIALLIVFLISAIILLLSSKLKKITGPTTIQILSTILGLVTLAWGVTFIRAGLGI, encoded by the coding sequence ATGATTTATATACATTTATTACAATTAATAATTTTATTCTTTGTAATTATTGATCCATTTGCTAGTTTTGTTATATTTTTGACTGCAACAGAAAAAATGAATAATTCTGAAAGAAACAGAGCAGCAGTATTAGCAGTATTGATTGCTTTATTAATTTCTTTTATAGTTTTAATATTTGGTCAAAATATTTTGAATTTATTAGATACGAGTATTGAAAACTTCAAAGTCGCCGGAGGAATAATTTTATCCTTATTAGGAATTAAAATGGCCTTAGGTTATTCACTAACTGATTCCCATTTAAATAAAAAAGAGTCTGTTAATGCTATTGCTTGTCTTATTGCAACCCCTTTATTAACAGGTCCAGCTACAATAACAGCAATTATTATTTCATCTGAAGAATATGGAATGATAAGCACTGGTATTGCTTTATTAATAGTTTTTTTAATCTCTGCTATTATTCTACTTTTATCTTCTAAATTAAAAAAAATAACAGGACCGACAACAATTCAAATATTATCAACAATTTTAGGATTAGTTACCTTAGCTTGGGGAGTAACATTTATTAGGGCAGGATTAGGTATATAA